In Longimicrobiaceae bacterium, the following are encoded in one genomic region:
- a CDS encoding type II toxin-antitoxin system VapC family toxin: protein MRKYVIDTSLYVYATRDEGWNGQLQAFYQAFAHFVYLHSVVAAELLAGATSPELERRTQRHFVAPFEATGRLVTPGHGAWKRAGATVARLVREKRMSPNGIRRSFLNDCLIAASARDHGLTVVTDNLRDFALIGTVDPVEVVPPWPDPRT, encoded by the coding sequence GTGCGGAAGTACGTCATCGACACCTCGCTCTACGTCTACGCCACACGCGACGAGGGGTGGAACGGGCAGCTACAGGCCTTCTACCAGGCGTTCGCCCACTTCGTCTACCTGCACTCCGTCGTGGCCGCGGAGCTGCTGGCGGGCGCCACCAGCCCGGAGCTGGAGCGGCGCACCCAGCGGCACTTCGTCGCCCCGTTCGAGGCGACGGGGCGCCTGGTGACGCCGGGCCACGGCGCCTGGAAGCGAGCGGGCGCCACCGTCGCCCGGCTGGTGCGAGAGAAGCGGATGAGCCCCAACGGGATCCGCCGCTCCTTCCTGAACGACTGCCTGATCGCCGCCTCCGCCCGCGACCATGGCCTGACCGTCGTCACCGACAACCTCCGCGACTTCGCGCTGATCGGCACCGTCGACCCCGTCGAGGTCGTCCCCCCCTGGCCCGATCCCCGCACCTGA